One window of Theropithecus gelada isolate Dixy chromosome 4, Tgel_1.0, whole genome shotgun sequence genomic DNA carries:
- the LOC112622416 gene encoding HLA class II histocompatibility antigen, DP alpha 1 chain, whose product MRPEDRMFQTRAVILRTLSLALLLSLRGAGAIKADHVSTYAMFVQTHRPTGEYMFEFDEDEQFYVDLDKKETVWHLEEFGRAFSFEAQGGLANIAILNNNLNITIQRSNYTQAANDPPEVTVFPKEPVELGQPNTLICHIDKFFPPVLNVTWLCNGEPVTEGVAESLFLPRTDYSFHKFHYLTFVPSAEDFYDCRVEHWGLDQPLLKHWEAQEPIQIPETTETVLCALGLVLGLVGIIVGTVLIIKSLRSGRDPRAQGPL is encoded by the exons ATGCGCCCTGAAGACAGAATGTTCCAGACCAGAGCTGTTATCTTGAGAACCCTCTCCTTGGCTTTGCTGCTGAGTCTCAGAGGAGCTGGGGCCATCAAGG CGGACCATGTATCAACTTATGCCATGTTTgtacagacacatagaccaacaggGGAGTATATGTTTGAGTTTGATGAAGATGAGCAGTTCTATGTGGATCTGGACAAGAAGGAGACCGTCTGGCATCTGGAGGAGTTTGGCCGAGCCTTTTCCTTTGAGGCTCAGGGCGGGCTGGCTAACATTGCTATATTGAACAACAACTTGAATATCACGATCCAGCGTTCCAACTACACTCAGGCCGCCAATG ATCCCCCTGAGGTGACCGTGTTTCCCAAGGAGCCTGTGGAGCTGGGCCAGCCCAACACCCTCATCTGCCACATTGACAAATTCTTCCCACCAGTGCTCAACGTCACGTGGCTGTGCAACGGAGAGCCGGTCACTGAGGGTGTCGCTGAGAGCCTCTTCCTGCCCAGAACAGATTATAGCTTCCACAAGTTCCATTACCTGACCTTTGTGCCTTCGGCCGAGGACTTCTATGACTGCAGGGTGGAGCACTGGGGCTTGGACCAGCCGCTCCTCAAACACTGGG AGGCCCAAGAGCCAATCCAGATCCCTGAGACAACGGAGACTGTGCTCTGTGCCCTGGGCCTGGTGCTGGGCCTAGTGGGCATCATCGTGGGCACCGTCCTCATCATAAAGTCTCTGCGTTCTGGCCGTGACCCCCGGGCCCAGGGGCCCCTGTGA